The following proteins are encoded in a genomic region of Elgaria multicarinata webbii isolate HBS135686 ecotype San Diego chromosome 16, rElgMul1.1.pri, whole genome shotgun sequence:
- the DUT gene encoding deoxyuridine 5'-triphosphate nucleotidohydrolase, mitochondrial isoform X2 yields the protein MAAARRFLRQLIRNTDPASSPSKRLKASFGAEEPNKMLRFAKLSENAIAPSRGSSRAAGYDLYSAYDCEIPASGKAIVKTDIQIALPAGCYGRVAPRSGLAAKHFIDVGAGVIDEDYRGNVGVVLFNFGKEPFEVKRGDRIAQLICERIYYPELEEVQVLDETERGSGGFGSTGQK from the exons ATGGCCGCAGCCCGCCGTTTCCTCAGGCAGCTTATCAGAAACA CGGATCCTGCCTCGTCCCCCAGCAAGAGGCTCAAGGCCTCCTTCGGCGCCGAGGAGCCCAACAAGATGCTCCGCTTCGCCAAGCTTTCCGAAAATGCCATCGCCCCTTCCCGGGGCTCCTCCCGTGCTGCGGGCTATGACTTATACAG TGCATATGACTGTGAGATCCCTGCTTCAGGAAAGGCTATAGTAAAAACAGATATCCAGATTGCCCTTCCTGCTGGGTGCTATGGTCGAGTAG CTCCTCGCTCTGGATTAGCGGCAAAACATTTCATAGATGTTGGTG CTGGAGTTATTGATGAGGATTACAGAGGAAATGTTGGTGTTGTACTGTTTAACTTTGGAAAGGAACCCTTTGAAG TTAAAAGGGGGGACAGGATTGCCCAGCTGATATGTGAGCGCATCTACTATCCTGAACTTGAAGAAGTCCAG GTGTTGGATGAAACAGAACGTGGTTCAGGAGGCTTTGGATCCACTGGGCAGAAATGA
- the DUT gene encoding deoxyuridine 5'-triphosphate nucleotidohydrolase, mitochondrial isoform X1 yields the protein MAAARRFLRQLIRNKIVGPSSSASPARSHVMPSSEADPASSPSKRLKASFGAEEPNKMLRFAKLSENAIAPSRGSSRAAGYDLYSAYDCEIPASGKAIVKTDIQIALPAGCYGRVAPRSGLAAKHFIDVGAGVIDEDYRGNVGVVLFNFGKEPFEVKRGDRIAQLICERIYYPELEEVQVLDETERGSGGFGSTGQK from the exons ATGGCCGCAGCCCGCCGTTTCCTCAGGCAGCTTATCAGAAACA AAATAGTGGGCCCTTCTTCGTCGGCATCCCCCGCGCGCTCACACGTTATGCCTTCCTCTGAAGCGGATCCTGCCTCGTCCCCCAGCAAGAGGCTCAAGGCCTCCTTCGGCGCCGAGGAGCCCAACAAGATGCTCCGCTTCGCCAAGCTTTCCGAAAATGCCATCGCCCCTTCCCGGGGCTCCTCCCGTGCTGCGGGCTATGACTTATACAG TGCATATGACTGTGAGATCCCTGCTTCAGGAAAGGCTATAGTAAAAACAGATATCCAGATTGCCCTTCCTGCTGGGTGCTATGGTCGAGTAG CTCCTCGCTCTGGATTAGCGGCAAAACATTTCATAGATGTTGGTG CTGGAGTTATTGATGAGGATTACAGAGGAAATGTTGGTGTTGTACTGTTTAACTTTGGAAAGGAACCCTTTGAAG TTAAAAGGGGGGACAGGATTGCCCAGCTGATATGTGAGCGCATCTACTATCCTGAACTTGAAGAAGTCCAG GTGTTGGATGAAACAGAACGTGGTTCAGGAGGCTTTGGATCCACTGGGCAGAAATGA